Proteins encoded together in one Acanthochromis polyacanthus isolate Apoly-LR-REF ecotype Palm Island chromosome 12, KAUST_Apoly_ChrSc, whole genome shotgun sequence window:
- the fam110d gene encoding protein FAM110C encodes MKPLTPIGSPSPLRLLNKGPDYLRRQIDGGGQGRSVSAVERLEADKAKYVKTQQVINTKQEPVLVPCATPPPQPRRAIAIPGSLTPHLPPRRSSNTPFSTLSGSLTSRDENENDDSRKENRRTSVDVEAHNRSNVNNVMPPSPRGPGINTLVAPHSAPVLRRSTGKRMLRPDSLVIYRQKKECKSPSGAALGENNNMEVKGYSFVRRLFQGSMREKSIRGEGRIQKMVIGEEKASSRDGESRMSWTNDKDVTDGGPASRRSSKTDQDRSPESIPSPGLSCTLEQTKNGLTNGTSDGVTAGVTNGNHDDENDPWKRASPPAPRRQVGQLHRSKSEMRLRCSVALSEQEHFFDFCGLDMDMIERLGRENFLSGASSIDTLSLALRSVGGDGCGGSEPSEFSRHSGDGLFQEELAEQLPTGVSIIERNARVIKWLYGCKNAAREGPKESTV; translated from the coding sequence ATGAAGCCTCTAACACCAATCGGATCCCCGTCTCCTCTGAGGCTCCTCAACAAGGGTCCAGACTACCTGCGCAGACAGATCGATGGTGGAGGCCAGGGCCGCTCTGTCAGTGCTGTGGAGAGGCTCGAGGCTGACAAAGCCAAATATGTTAAGACCCAGCAGGTGATCAACACCAAGCAAGAGCCTGTGCTTGTCCCGTGTGCCACTCCACCACCACAGCCTCGGCGAGCTATTGCCATCCCAGGTAGCCTAACACCTCACCTTCCCCCACGGCGTTCATCCAACACACCCTTCTCTACACTCTCTGGCTCCTTAACTTCCAGAGATGAAAACGAGAACGATGACTCCAGAAAGGAGAATAGACGTACTTCTGTCGATGTTGAGGCTCATAATAGGAGTAATGTGAACAATGTGATGCCTCCCAGCCCCAGAGGACCTGGAATTAACACCCTGGTAGCACCGCACAGTGCTCCTGTACTCAGAAGAAGTACAGGCAAACGCATGCTGAGGCCAGATTCCCTTGTCATCTACAGGCAGAAGAAAGAATGCAAAAGTCCCAGCGGTGCTGCATTgggagaaaacaacaacatggaggTGAAGGGTTACAGTTTTGTCCGCCGCCTCTTCCAAGGCTCCATGAGAGAGAAGAGCATCAGAGGTGAGGGCAGAATCCAGAAGATGGTAATTGGTGAGGAGAAAGCTTCGTCGCGGGATGGTGAGTCACGTATGTCTTGGACCAATGATAAAGACGTTACAGATGGGGGACCAGCGAGCAGGAGGTCAAGTAAAACTGACCAAGATCGCAGCCCAGAGTCTATCCCCAGCCCTGGGTTAAGCTGCACACTTGAACAGACTAAGAATGGGCTTACAAATGGCACCAGTGACGGAGTTACCGCTGGTGTCACCAATGGCAACCATGATGATGAAAATGACCCGTGGAAGCGGGCGTCACCACCAGCACCCAGAAGGCAGGTTGGGCAGTTGCATCGCTCCAAGTCTGAAATGCGTCTGCGCTGCTCAGTAGCATTATCGGAGCAGGAGCATTTCTTTGACTTCTGTGGGCTGGACATGGACATGATAGAGCGTCTGGGACGAGAGAACTTCCTCTCTGGTGCCAGCTCTATAGACACTCTTTCATTGGCGCTCCGCAGTGTGGGCGGGGATGGTTGTGGTGGCTCGGAGCCCAGTGAGTTCTCCCGCCATTCAGGAGATGGACTGTTTCAGGAGGAACTGGCTGAGCAGCTTCCCACCGGTGTGTCCATCATTGAGAGGAACGCTCGTGTCATCAAGTGGCTATATGGGTGTAAGAATGCTGCACGTGAAGGACCCAAAGAGTCGACTGTTTAA